The following proteins are encoded in a genomic region of Sparus aurata chromosome 11, fSpaAur1.1, whole genome shotgun sequence:
- the zbtb11 gene encoding zinc finger and BTB domain-containing protein 11, producing the protein MSCEESYLAIIRYLTDEREPYAPGTPGNTKRKIRKAATCYVVRNGTLFYQRRLKGQDDFTELEVVLQDGRRKELINDAHIITEGGEHLNQQLTWETISQKYWWRGILKQVKDHIRECAYCQNKRTTDDGSGNRLFSRPGRRRAAANANDEEDEEEEEEEGDDNLLLTDSSCPPGSKWARTMAKHELVFVDSKGEVNQFLPKHSQTMLDKLNNQRLSNQFCDITLLIEGEEHRAHKAVLAACSQYFHELFFEKGAVSTHEAVVDLSGFTKASFLPLLDFAYTSVLTFNFCIMADIANLARHMLMTEVLHICEMVHKKVEEQKLTVYQKGDVHTVVSSQPAAQEGVKDDSGVYMVTIQGDSQAVVTHSGESVAYVAPSEEAYIQQPMTVVTEAVEGDKEHQVEAGTNETVTLITHGGQAEPGETVTLISHSAEGLEAETMTVVTHSGQAGASESLAVVSACLAMEQPQDAEAGAFVINVDSDKVSPTEIVKVASEAVTSPEEKAESAPPPQKRKRGRPAKVKKEVEVEYFVPLEEDPSADDGDKQEAMSDDPNRRRLRQRSIAEGGYARLHMGLEDEEEGKKGTTPPQATTPKMTPRPGKRGRPPKQPVETQAEGQSVESGADPEASAVESEATADVSTDDAPMAVTEPETGDRKDETPAEGAANEEHTCSECGMSFQRRYSLIMHTLKHEKARGYKCSMCSKEFQYAASLRAHLARHKQQSSQRAAATKPSAEQSSEAKQEGSLDEKNLPPHTKREFVCDICGKTLPKLYSLRIHMLNHTGVRPHSCKVCGKTFAHKHSLKMHRALHDVTKQFQCEYCKKSFVSKRSMEEHTSLHTGESKYLCNTCGATFHRASALSKHLKKHQPKPDVRPFACAHCDKRFYEAKDLQQHMNKHMGLKPFQCQVCGKCYSWKKDWYSHVKSHSVAEPFKCNVCGKEFFEKALFRRHVKKATHGKKGRVKQNLERECEQCGRKFTQLREYRRHVNNHQGVKPFECLTCGVAWADARSLKRHVRTHTGERPYVCPMCQEAHIDARTLRKHMAKYHGDNLPGKIMLEKDTLQFHNQGTQVEHAVSILASELPPELRPAQPQQPSEEIETVLITEETVEAVEAVQAAEAAADGSVSTLSDQGIMQVVNYVLAQQALTGGKLEEAPEVIQAMEVEVAHVAEVE; encoded by the exons ATGTCGTGTGAAGAAAGCTACTTGGCCATCATACGCTACCTGACTGATGAACGGGAGCCATATGCGCCGGGGACTCCTGGCAACACCAAGAGGAAAATACGCAAAGCGGCGACCTGCTACGTGGTTCGGAACGGGACTCTGTTCTACCAGCGCCGGCTGAAGGGCCAGGATGACTTCACGGAGCTGGAGGTGGTGCTGCAGGACGGCCGGAGGAAGGAACTTATCAACGACGCGCACATTATCACTGAAGGAGGGGAGCACCTGAACCAGCAACTCACCTGGGAGACCATCTCTCAGAAGTACTGGTGGAGAG GTATCCTGAAGCAAGTCAAAGACCACATCAGAGAGTGTGCCTACTGCCAGAACAAGCGGACGACTGATGACGGCTCCGGTAATCGGCTGTTCTCCAGGCCGGGGAGACGCAGGGCGGCCGCCAACGCGAacgacgaggaggacgaggaagaggaggaagaagagggagatgatAATTTACTCCTCACTGACTCGTCTTGTCCGCCAGGATCCAAGTGGGCCAGGACGATGGCCAAGCACGAGCTAGTCTTC GTGGACAGTAAGGGTGAGGTGAACCAGTTCCTGCCTAAACACAGCCAGACCATGTTGGACAAACTCAACAACCAGCGCCTCAGCAACCAGTTCTGTGACATCACCCTGCTGATCGAAGGAGAGGAGCACCGCGCCCACAAAGCTGTTCTGGCAGCGTGCAGCCAATACTTCCACGAGCTCTTCTTTGAGAAGGGGGCCGTCTCCACACATGAAGCCGTGGTCGACCTCTCCG GTTTCACCAAAGCCAGCTTCCTCCCGCTGCTGGATTTCGCCTACACCTCCGTGCTGACGTTCAATTTCTGCATAATGGCGGATATCGCCAATTTAGCCCGGCACATGCTGATGACGGAGGTGCTGCACATTTGCGAGATGGTACATaagaaggtggaggagcagaaGCTGACGGTGTATCAGAAGGGAGACGTGCACACGGTGGTGTCGAGCCAGCCGGCGGCTCAGGAAGGCGTAAAGGACGACTCCGGTGTCTACATGGTCACCATACAGGGTGACAGCCAAGCGGTGGTCACACACAGCGGTGAGTCTGTCGCTTACGTTGCTCCGTCTGAGGAGGCCTACATCCAGCAGCCAATGACTGTGGTCACTGAAGCTGTAGAGGGAGACAAAGAGCATCAAGTGGAGGCTGGAACAAATGAAACAGTGACTCTGATCACTCACGGCGGACAGGCCGAGCCGGGAGAGACCGTCACTCTAATCTCCCACAGTGCCGAAGGATTGGAGGCGGAGACGATGACCGTGGTCACCCACAGCGGACAGGCCGGAGCCAGCGAGTCTCTCGCCGTGGTGTCGGCCTGCCTGGCGATGGAGCAGCCCCAGGATGCTGAAGCGGGAGCCTTCGTTATAAACGTGGACTCGGACAAAGTGAGCCCCACAGAAATCGTCAAAGTGGCATCTGAAGCAGTGACGTCGCCTGAGGAGAAAGCAGAATCAGCACCTCCCCCTCAGAAACGCAAACGAGGGCGTCCAGCCAAGGTGaagaaggaggtggaggtggagtaCTTCGTGCCGCTGGAGGAGGATCCGTCTGCTGATGATGGAGACAAGCAGGAGGCCATGTCTGATGATCCCAACAGAAGACGACTCCGGCAGCGCTCGATTGCAGAGGGAGGTTATGCGCGGTTACACATGGGgctggaggatgaagaggaggggaagaaagGGACGACTCCACCGCAAGCCACCACCCCCAAG ATGACTCCGAGGccaggaaagagaggaagaccACCAAAGCAGCCAGTGGAAACTCAAGCCGAAGGACAGTCTGTGGAGTCGGGAGCAGATCCAGAGGCCAGTGCCGTGGAGAGCGAGGCGACAGCAGACGTCAGCACAGACGACGCTCCGATGGCGGTGACAGAGCCTGAAACTGGAGACAGGAAGGATGAAACCCCAGCAGAGGGCGCCGCCAATGAAGAGCACACGTGCTCCGAGTGCGGCATGTCCTTCCAAAGACGCTACTCTCTCATCATGCACACGTTGAAACACGAGAAAGCTCGTGGATACAAGTGCAGC ATGTGCAGTAAAGAGTTCCAGTACGCCGCCTCGCTGCGAGCCCACCTGGCTCGACACaagcagcagagcagccagCGAGCCGCCGCCACCAAACCCTCGGCAGAACAGAGCTCCGAGGCCAAGCAGGAGGGCAGCCTGGACGAGAAGAATCTACCGCCGCACACCAAAAGAGAGTTCGTGTGCGACATCTGCGGGAAGACCCTGCCAAAGCTCTACTCCCTCCGCATCCACATGCTGAATCACACCGGCGTGCGGCCGCACTCCTGCAAGGTCTGCGGCAAGACTTTCGCCCACAAACACAGCCTGAAGATGCACCGAGCGCTGCACGACGTCACCAAACAGTTTCAGTGCGAGTACTGCAAGAAGTCGTTCGTGAGCAAACGGAGCATGGAGGAGCACACCAGCCTCCACACAG GTGAATCTAAGTACCTGTGCAACACGTGTGGGGCGACGTTCCATCGAGCCTCGGCTCTGAGCAAACACCTGAAGAAGCACCAGCCCAAACCTGACGTCCGTCCATTCGCCTGTGCTCA CTGTGATAAGAGGTTCTATGAAGCCAAAGATCTGCAGCAgcacatgaacaaacacatgGGCCTGAAGCCGTTCCAGTGCCAGGTGTGTGGGAAGTGCTACAGCTGGAAGAAGGACTGGTACTCCCACGTCAAGTCCCACAGCGTGGCCGAGCCGTTCAA GTGTAATGTGTGTGGGAAGGAGTTCTTTGAGAAAGCTCTGTTCAGGAGGCATGTGAAGAAAGCCACGCACGGGAAGAAGGGCCGAGTGAAGCAGAACCTGGAGAGGGAGTGTGAGCAGTGTGGGAGGAAGTTCACTCAGCTGCGAGAGTACAGACGCCACGTCAACAACCACCAGG GAGTGAAACCATTTGAGTGCCTGACCTGCGGCGTTGCGTGGGCCGACGCCCGCTCCCTTAAGCGTCACGTCCGCACCCACACAGGAGAGCGACCATACGTCTGCCCCATGTGCCAGGAGGCCCACATCGACGCCCGCACGCTACGCAAACACATGGCCAAGTACCACGGGGACAACCTGCCGGGAAAGATCATGCTGGAGAAGGACACCCTCCAGTTCCACAACCAGGGCACCCAGGTGGAGCACGCCGTCAGCATCCTGGCGTCCGAGCTGCCGCCAGAGCTCCGGCCGGCCCAGCCGCAGCAGCCCTCGGAGGAGATCGAGACGGTGCTGATCACGGAGGAGACGGTGGAGGCCGTGGAGGCGGTGCAGGCCGCGGAGGCGGCGGCCGATGGCTCTGTGTCGACGCTGTCGGATCAGGGCATCATGCAGGTGGTGAACTACGTCCTGGCCCAGCAGGCGCTCACAGGAGGCAAGCTGGAGGAGGCACCCGAAGTGATTCAGGCCATGGAGGTGGAGGTCGCTCACGTGGCCGAGGTCGAATAA